The following are from one region of the Salvia hispanica cultivar TCC Black 2014 chromosome 1, UniMelb_Shisp_WGS_1.0, whole genome shotgun sequence genome:
- the LOC125193525 gene encoding UDP-glycosyltransferase 83A1-like: MGKRGHVLAIPFPAQGHVTPLLKLSRLIASHGHFKVTFVNTHFIHNKLAASTDPLDDVVLASISDGLPDDSDRTDAFELWESLNSTMSAHLTELIESINASNCDEKISCIIADVTLGWVLEIAPRFGAESVGFNPTSAASFAIILQIPNLIHQGKLDCDGNLKGSENYVRLADEIPAWRKDEFGWSFPLDLKTQKLLLECCLSGEKAARSRSNWLLCNTFYELEPSACDLNPKLLPIGPLLASKTRASCSSLCVEDMSCIRWLDERAIASVIYVSFGSLAVLSGRQLQELALGLELSGQPFLWVVRSNFTIDGSKVEYPEGFLERVCGGRGLGKVVEWAPQERVLSHPSVGCFLSHCGWNSTLEGLAEAVPFLCWPYFADQYHNQSYICDKWKVGLRIEQDGDGIRSRDEVKKKIEILVGDDGMRVNALRLKEIAKKSVGQEGSSFVNFHRFIDHLMVYKG; the protein is encoded by the exons ATGGGGAAGAGAGGCCATGTATTAGCAATCCCATTCCCAGCACAAGGCCACGTCACGCCCCTTCTCAAACTCTCCCGCCTCATCGCCTCTCACGGCCATTTCAAGGTCACATTCGTCAACACACATTTCATTCACAACAAATTAGCAGCATCCACTGATCCACTCGACGACGTCGTTCTCGCTTCCATCTCCGACGGCCTGCCCGACGACAGCGATCGGACCGACGCTTTCGAGCTGTGGGAGAGCCTCAACAGCACCATGTCCGCCCACCTGACCGAGCTGATCGAGAGCATCAATGCCTCAAATTGCGATGAGAAGATTAGCTGCATCATCGCTGACGTCACGCTCGGATGGGTTTTGGAGATTGCTCCTCGTTTTGGAGCGGAGTCCGTTGGTTTTAATCCTACCTCTGCTGCTTCATTTGCTATAATTCTTCAAATCCCCAATCTCATTCACCAAGGGAAGCTTGATTGCGATG GAAATCTGAAAGGGAGCGAGAATTATGTGAGGCTGGCAGATGAAATACCAGCGTGGAGAAAAGATGAATTTGGTTGGAGCTTTCCTCTTGACTTGAAAACACAGAAACTCTTGTTAGAGTGCTGTCTTTCTGGGGAGAAAGCAGCCAGATCTCGTTCTAATTGGCTGCTATGCAATACATTCTACGAGCTCGAGCCCTCGGCTTGCGATTTGAACCCTAAACTATTGCCTATAGGGCCATTGCTCGCCTCGAAAACTAGGGCAAGTTGTAGCAGTTTATGTGTTGAGGATATGTCTTGTATAAGATGGTTAGATGAGAGAGCAATCGCCTCGGTGATCTATGTTTCTTTCGGAAGCTTGGCCGTTTTATCCGGCCGCCAGCTTCAGGAGCTGGCGTTAGGGCTTGAGCTATCCGGCCAGCCCTTTTTGTGGGTCGTGAGGTCGAATTTTACCATTGACGGGTCCAAAGTTGAGTATCCAGAGGGTTTCTTGGAGAGGGTATGTGGTGGCCGCGGGCTAGGGAAAGTAGTCGAATGGGCGCCTCAGGAGAGGGTTTTGTCTCATCCTAGTGTGGGGTGCTTTCTGTCGCACTGTGGGTGGAACTCGACTCTTGAGGGGCTGGCTGAGGCCGTGCCCTTCTTGTGCTGGCCGTATTTTGCGGACCAGTACCACAATCAGAGCTATATTTGTGACAAGTGGAAGGTTGGATTGAGAATTGAACAAGATGGAGATGGGATTAGGAGTAGGGATGAGgtcaagaagaaaattgagatatTGGTGGGTGATGATGGGATGAGAGTTAATGCATTGAGATTGAAGGAGATTGCTAAAAAGAGTGTTGGTCAAGAGGGATCTTCTTTTGTGAATTTTCATAGATTCATTGATCATCTCATGGTGTATAAGGGATGA
- the LOC125193532 gene encoding secreted RxLR effector protein 161-like — MYLTNCTRPDIACAVNKLSRYTSNTSKEHWRTLVRVLRYLKYTQNHGLHFSRYPPVLEGYCDANWISDNKDSLSTSGYVYTIGDGVVSWKSTKQTCIARSTMKSEFIALDKVGEEAEWLKNFLEDIPGWCKSVPPVLIHCDSQAAIERANNGFL, encoded by the coding sequence ATGTACTTGACTAATTGCACTCGGCCGGACATTGCTTGTGCCGTGAACAAGTTGAGTCGTTACACGAGTAATACAAGCAAAGAGCATTGGAGAACTCTTGTAAGGGTTTTGAGATATCTAAAGtatactcaaaatcatgggCTACATTTTTCGAGATACCCCCCTGTACTTGAAGGGTACTGTGATGCGAATTGGATATCCGACAATAAAGACTCACTTTCAACAAGTGGATACGTCTATACTATTGGGGATGGTGTTGTCTCGTGGAAATCCACGAAACAGACATGTATAGCCCGTTCAACCATGAAATCCGAGTTCATAGCTTTAGATAAAGTTGGGGAAGAAGCCGaatggcttaagaacttccttgaGGATATTCCAGGTTGGTGTAAGTCAGTGCCTCCAGTGTTGATTCACTGTGATAGCCAAGCTGCTATCGAGAGGGCAAATAATGGCTTTCTATAA
- the LOC125202686 gene encoding UDP-glycosyltransferase 83A1-like has product MNQNMENRGKEVGHILVVSSAMQGHASPLLKLSRKMTKLGMKVTFLTMGLAEANAEAPEWKQGLRIISLPTGLGLGNRNSWEDQRKLQERIHRVVPSYMKELLTKTEISGLIVDSAWSWMLGIPKKMGLNLKTAVFWCSNAGCLALGFKIPYLLQSEFIDQDGTPLKEETIKLLPDMPEMGGSDLLWYFPSDKEMQKSMFHAIKGILHHMAEADWILGNWFHTLDPAATTITPTVLPIGPLLGSAASSTLHDEDTTCLTWLDAQPPRSVVYVAFGSTARFSRLQIDELEAALEATRHRFLWVAWPGLTEGGEAVYGDRFVARVAGRGRMVEWAPQEAVLGHPATACFVTHCGWNSFTESLMNGVPVVCWPYFGDQMYTQRCACEGWKVGLRLEADGDGIVRREEIRQRVEEVMEDRVVKENAERFMVMGRENLLSGNPSSNNIDFLAKQMKYID; this is encoded by the exons atgaatcaaaatatggaaaatagGGGCAAGGAAGTAGGGCACATTCTTGTTGTTTCATCCGCTATGCAAGGGCATGCATCACCCCTCCTAAAACTGTCACGCAAAATGACCAAACTAGGCATGAAGGTGACCTTCCTCACAATGGGTCTGGCAGAGGCGAACGCAGAAGCACCCGAATGGAAGCAAGGGTTGCGCATTATCTCACTTCCCACCGGCCTCGGGCTGGGAAATCGAAACAGCTGGGAAGATCAGAGGAAGCTGCAGGAGAGAATCCACAGAGTTGTACCCTCTTACATGAAGGAACTCCTCACCAAAACCGAGATAAGCGGCCTCATTGTTGACTCAGCATGGTCGTGGATGCTCGGAATACCTAAGAAGATGGGGCTCAACCTCAAGACCGCCGTATTTTGGTGCTCCAACGCCGGATGCTTGGCACTAGGGTTTAAGATCCCGTACCTTTTGCAGTCCGAATTCATCGATCAAGATG GAACTCCATTGAAGGAGGAAACCATAAAACTACTACCAGACATGCCGGAGATGGGAGGGAGCGACCTGTTGTGGTACTTCCCCTCCGATAAGGAGATGCAGAAGTCCATGTTCCACGCCATCAAAGGCATCCTCCACCACATGGCAGAAGCCGATTGGATCCTCGGCAACTGGTTCCACACCCTCGACCCCGCCGCCACCACTATCACCCCAACCGTCCTCCCCATCGGCCCTCTCCTCGgctccgccgcctcctccaCCCTCCACGACGAGGACACCACCTGTCTCACCTGGCTCGACGCCCAGCCGCCGCGGTCCGTCGTCTACGTGGCCTTTGGCAGCACGGCGCGGTTCAGCCGCCTCCAGATCGACGAGCTGGAGGCGGCTCTGGAGGCCACCAGGCACCGCTTCCTGTGGGTGGCGTGGCCGGGATTGACGGAGGGGGGCGAGGCCGTGTACGGGGACCGGTTTGTGGCGCGGGTGGCGGGCCGCGGGAGGATGGTGGAGTGGGCGCCGCAGGAGGCCGTGCTGGGGCATCCCGCGACGGCATGTTTTGTGACGCACTGTGGGTGGAACTCGTTCACGGAGAGTTTGATGAACGGTGTGCCGGTGGTGTGCTGGCCGTATTTCGGGGATCAGATGTATACGCAGAGGTGTGCTTGTGAGGGGTGGAAGGTGGGGCTGAGGCTGGAGGCGGATGGGGACGGGATTGTGAGGAGGGAGGAGATACGGCAGAGGGTGGAGGAGGTGATGGAGGATAGGGTTGTGAAGGAGAATGCGGAGAGGTTTATGGTTATGGGGAGGGAGAATCTGCTCAGTGGCAACCCTTCTTCTAATAACATAGACTTTCTTGCCAAACAAATGAAGTATATTGATTAA
- the LOC125195331 gene encoding flavonoid 3'-monooxygenase: MQFMSSLSLILCTAALGFLIHTILSRRRGANSRPLPPGPRPWPVVGNLPQLGPKPHQLMAELARVHGPLLHLKMGFAHVVVAASAAVAQQFLKAHDANFASRPPNAGAKHVAYNYQDMVFAPYGPRWRLFRKISALHLFSAKALDDFRHVRQEEVGILCRALAGAGQTPVRLGQMLNVCATNAISRVMMGKRVVGHHVGGGDEKAEEFKAMVVELMVLGGVFNIGDFIPALERFDLQGVVAKLKKLHTRFDNFLTAIVNDHKINDQKKGHVDLLSTLISLKDGEDSLTDTEIKALLLNFFTAGTDTTSSTVEWAIAELIRHPDILGRAQHELDSVVGKNRFVTESDLPQLVYLQAVIKENFRLHPSTPLSLPRIAENSCVINGYHIPKGSTLLVNVWAISRDPEQWADPLEFRPDRFLPGGEKPNVDVKGNDFELIPFGAGRRICAGMSLGIRMVQLLTATMIHAFDFDLANGLLPHKLNMEEAYGLTLQRAEPLIVHPKPRLAHHVYKA; the protein is encoded by the exons ATGCAATTCATGAGCTCCCTATCCCTTATACTATGCACTGCGGCGCTAGGATTTCTCATCCACACCATCCTCTCACGGCGGCGGGGGGCGAATTCTCGGCCGCTGCCGCCCGGGCCGAGGCCGTGGCCGGTCGTGGGTAACCTCCCGCAGCTGGGGCCGAAGCCGCACCAGTTGATGGCGGAGCTGGCGCGGGTCCACGGCCCCCTCCTGCACCTGAAGATGGGGTTCGCCCACGTGGTGGTGGCGGCCTCCGCCGCCGTGGCGCAGCAGTTCCTCAAGGCGCACGACGCCAACTTCGCGAGCCGCCCGCCCAACGCCGGCGCCAAGCACGTTGCTTACAATTACCAGGACATGGTGTTCGCGCCGTATGGGCCGCGGTGGAGGCTGTTTAGGAAGATCTCGGCGCTCCACCTCTTCTCCGCCAAGGCCCTCGACGACTTCCGCCATGTTAGACAG GAGGAAGTGGGGATTCTCTGCCGCGCCCTAGCGGGTGCAGGGCAAACGCCGGTGCGCCTGGGACAGATGCTGAACGTGTGCGCCACGAACGCGATATCGCGCGTGATGATGGGGAAGCGGGTGGTCGGTCACCACGTCGGCGGTGGAGACGAGAAGGCGGAGGAGTTCAAGGCCATGGTGGTGGAGCTCATGGTGCTCGGCGGTGTCTTCAACATCGGCGACTTCATCCCGGCGCTGGAGAGATTCGATCTTCAAGGCGTCGTGGCGAAGTTGAAGAAGCTGCACACGCGCTTCGACAACTTCCTTACCGCGATCGTCAATGACCACAAGATCAATGACCAGAAAAAAGGACACGTGGACTTGTTGAGCACGTTGATATCGCTCAAGGATGGCGAGGACAGTCTCACCGACACGGAGATTAAAGCATTACTTTTG AATTTCTTTACTGCTGGGACAGACACAACATCGAGCACGGTTGAGTGGGCTATTGCTGAACTCATACGTCATCCTGATATTCTGGGCCGAGCTCAGCACGAGCTCGACTCAGTTGTGGGTAAGAACCGGTTTGTGACCGAGTCAGACCTACCTCAACTCGTCTATCTCCAAGCCGTGATCAAGGAGAACTTTCGGCTCCACCCATCcacccctctctctcttccgAGAATCGCGGAGAATAGTTGCGTGATAAATGGATACCACATCCCCAAGGGGTCTACACTTTTGGTCAATGTTTGGGCCATCTCTCGCGATCCGGAGCAATGGGCCGATCCACTTGAGTTTCGGCCCGACCGGTTCCTGCCGGGTGGGGAAAAGCCCAATGTCGATGTTAAGGGCAATGATTTCGAGCTGATACCCTTTGGGGCGGGCCGTAGAATTTGCGCGGGTATGAGCTTGGGAATAAGGATGGTCCAACTACTTACTGCAACTATGATCCATGCGTTTGATTTTGACTTGGCTAATGGGCTTTTGCCCCATAAACTGAATATGGAGGAAGCTTATGGGCTGACTTTGCAACGGGCCGAGCCCTTGATAGTGCATCCCAAGCCCAGATTGGCCCACCATGTCTACAAAGCCTAA
- the LOC125202656 gene encoding uncharacterized protein LOC125202656, which translates to MLISELNLKRLLVVEFMSIHDEKVAEATGLQWSDELHEGEFDDLATLNFDSAETHQPNPPSLRNCNSSTSSMRTKQQQYSYGLHLQLVLGSLQYGNVNIEVYIFT; encoded by the exons ATGTTAATATCTGAGTTGAATTTGAAG CGGTTGCTTGTAGTAGAATTCATGTCCATCCACGATGAAAAAGTTGCAGAAGCCACGGGATTGCAATGGTCTGATGAACTCCATGAGGGAGAATTTGATGATTTGGCTACATTGAACTTTGACTCTGCAGAAACTCATCAACCAAATCCTCCATCACTTAGAAATTGCAACTCATCTACTTCAAGCATGCGAACAAAACAGCAGCAATATAGCTATGGTTTACACTTACAGTTGGTATTGGGTTCACTTCAATACGGCAATGTGAATATCGAAGTGTACAT ATTTACATAA